From the genome of Deinococcus sp. AJ005, one region includes:
- a CDS encoding IS3 family transposase (programmed frameshift) has translation MKGKKHTEEQIAFALNQAEIGVSVGEICRKMGIAESTFYHWKKKFSGLGVTELRRLRPLEDENQKQGQLVADLSLDKIMLLPRHQIKALRPVQREHLVQHLQAGYRVSERRACQVLRVARSTFRYAPRRQQDEYVILKRMIEIAQTRVRYGYRRIHVLMQREGWQINHKRLYRLYQQAGLNLRMKRPRRRVSAAHRAARTDPMKVNQVWSMDFVSDALFNGKRFCTLTLLDVFSRECLAIHVDLSIRAERVVEIMRSVTQARGTPERIQVDNGSEFVSKALDLWAYEQHVTLDFSRPGRPQDNAHIESFNGSFRDECLNTHWFLSLEDAAEKIENWRVDYNEVRPHSALGNLAPGAFAAQSASTHRPSEIPS, from the exons ATGAAGGGAAAGAAGCACACGGAAGAGCAGATTGCATTTGCACTTAATCAGGCTGAAATTGGCGTGTCCGTCGGTGAAATCTGCCGGAAGATGGGGATCGCCGAGTCGACGTTTTACCACTGGAAGAAAAAGTTCAGTGGCCTGGGGGTCACTGAACTTCGCCGCTTGAGACCGCTCGAGGATGAAAACCAGAAGCAGGGGCAGCTCGTGGCTGACCTCAGCCTCGACAAGATCATGCTCCTTCCCCGTCATCAAATCAAAGCTTTGAGGCCCGTCCAGCGCGAACACTTGGTCCAGCATCTCCAGGCTGGCTACCGGGTCAGCGAACGGCGGGCCTGTCAGGTGCTTCGCGTCGCGCGAAGCACCTTCCGCTACGCGCCCAGACGCCAGCAGGATGAATACGTCATCTTGAAGCGCATGATCGAGATCGCGCAGACCCGTGTGCGCTACGGATATCGGCGCATTCACGTCCTGATGCAGCGTGAAGGGTGGCAGATCAACCACAAGCGGTTGTACCGCTTGTATCAGCAGGCGGGCTTGAATCTCCGGATGAAGCGGCCCCGCCGACGGGTCAGCGCTGCGCACCGCGCGGCGCGAACAGATCCTATGAAGGTGAACCAGGTCTGGTCGATGGATTTCGTCTCGGACGCGCTTTTTAACGGAAAGCGGTTCTGCACTTTGACACTGCTGGACGTCTTTTCCAGGGAATGCCTGGCCATCCACGTGGATCTGAGCATTCGCGCGGAGCGCGTGGTGGAGATCATGCGGAGCGTGACGCAAGCTCGGGGAACCCCCGAGCGGATCCAGGTAGACAATGGCAGTGAATTTGTCAGTAAAGCGCTCGACCTCTGGGCTTATGAGCAACACGTCACTCTTGATTTTTCACGTCCTGGACGGCCTCAGGACAACGCCCATATCGAATCATTCAACGGCAGTTTCCGGGATGAGTGCCTGAATACCCACTGGTTCCTGTCGCTGGAGGACGCCGCGGAGAAGATTGAAAATTGGAGGGTCGACTATAAT GAGGTCAGGCCGCATTCGGCGCTGGGAAATCTCGCTCCTGGAGCGTTCGCAGCGCAGAGTGCCTCTACCCACCGCCCGTCAGAGATTCCAAGCTGA
- a CDS encoding HD domain-containing protein gives MSLPDIKTAEQLLLDAAALNPGAWVKHSRHVALAARNIAEVHPNLDPTRAYTLGLLHDIGRRTGPNRDRHLLDGYDFLTGLGYADAARIAVTHSFVIPSMDTLQGDWDGTPREWQRLSEVMLGAQQTGEDRLIQLCDMLGLASGFCTIEERLVDIALRYTFNARTPDKWRAKLQLKANFDHECGVNIYRLLPGLAERLLA, from the coding sequence TTGAGCCTGCCGGATATTAAGACCGCCGAACAACTTCTGCTGGATGCTGCCGCCCTCAACCCCGGCGCGTGGGTGAAGCATTCGCGCCACGTTGCCCTGGCCGCGCGGAACATTGCTGAAGTCCATCCCAATCTCGATCCCACGCGGGCCTACACGCTGGGCCTGCTGCACGACATCGGGCGGCGCACGGGGCCGAACCGGGACCGCCATCTGCTGGACGGCTATGACTTTCTGACTGGGCTGGGCTATGCCGACGCCGCCCGCATCGCCGTGACGCACTCGTTCGTGATTCCCAGTATGGACACCTTGCAGGGCGACTGGGACGGCACACCGCGAGAGTGGCAGCGCCTGAGCGAAGTGATGCTGGGCGCGCAGCAGACTGGTGAGGACCGACTGATCCAGTTGTGCGACATGCTGGGCCTTGCCAGCGGCTTCTGCACCATCGAGGAGAGGTTGGTAGACATCGCGCTGCGCTACACCTTTAACGCCAGAACGCCCGACAAATGGCGTGCGAAACTGCAACTCAAGGCCAACTTTGATCACGAATGCGGCGTCAACATCTACCGCCTGCTGCCCGGGCTGGCAGAACGTCTGCTGGCTTAG
- a CDS encoding GMC family oxidoreductase yields the protein MTAQTGKMQADVIVVGAGSGGCVAARRLLDAGLRVLLLEAGGRDSNPFIRAPAGFPRLFRSAVDWNFQTVPQQCADGRSFYWPRGKVLGGSSAINATIYIRGSKRDYDGWGEGWTWDEVLPTFKALENFRGGASETRGAEGELPVGARAASHPLSEAFVTAAAGALHIPEAKSFNDGTLEGAGLLESNHLHGERYSAFRAFLKPVLQHPNLTVLTGAQMLELLWDGSKAAGVRFRWQGRTLDAPADGVILAAGAVQTPQLLMLSGVGPRTELERHGLRVRQHLPGVGEGLQDHLAVPVIFRSHTPSLEAMPEALALAHYLRNRSGPLSSNIAEASAFAHARPGLDPQTDEPDLQYHFGPAYFRDHGFSKESGHHFSVGPVLVEPHSRGRITLASADVGDAPHIDPQYLMDVRDMQSLIAGVKLAREIADTPPLLAHRGGEALPGGGIRSDAAIAAHIRAESATLYHPVGTAALGDSEDAVVDRQLAVHGTQGLWVADASVMPRIIHANTNATTMMIGARTAEFVARGL from the coding sequence ATGACAGCTCAGACAGGAAAAATGCAAGCAGACGTGATCGTCGTGGGGGCCGGATCGGGGGGCTGCGTGGCGGCGCGGCGGCTGCTGGACGCGGGACTGCGGGTGCTGTTGCTGGAGGCCGGTGGGCGCGACAGCAACCCGTTCATCCGTGCCCCGGCGGGCTTTCCGCGCCTGTTCCGCTCGGCGGTGGACTGGAATTTTCAGACGGTGCCCCAGCAATGTGCCGATGGCCGAAGCTTCTACTGGCCGCGCGGCAAGGTGCTGGGCGGCAGCAGCGCCATCAATGCCACCATCTACATCCGGGGGTCAAAGCGCGATTACGACGGGTGGGGCGAGGGCTGGACCTGGGACGAGGTGCTGCCCACCTTCAAGGCTCTGGAGAACTTCCGGGGCGGAGCCTCTGAAACGCGCGGGGCAGAGGGAGAACTCCCGGTGGGTGCGCGGGCCGCCTCCCACCCATTAAGCGAGGCGTTCGTGACGGCGGCAGCGGGCGCGCTGCATATTCCAGAGGCGAAGTCGTTCAACGACGGCACGCTGGAAGGCGCGGGCCTGCTGGAAAGTAACCACCTGCATGGCGAACGCTACAGCGCCTTCCGGGCGTTTCTGAAGCCTGTTTTGCAACATCCCAACCTGACGGTGCTGACCGGCGCCCAGATGCTAGAACTGCTGTGGGACGGTTCAAAAGCGGCTGGCGTGCGCTTTCGCTGGCAGGGCCGCACGCTGGACGCCCCGGCAGACGGCGTAATCCTGGCGGCAGGGGCGGTGCAGACCCCGCAACTGCTGATGCTCTCGGGCGTGGGACCGCGCACCGAGCTAGAGAGGCACGGCCTGCGCGTGCGCCAGCACCTCCCTGGCGTGGGCGAGGGCTTGCAGGACCATCTGGCGGTCCCGGTCATCTTCCGCTCCCACACGCCGTCGCTGGAGGCCATGCCGGAAGCCTTAGCGCTGGCCCACTATCTGCGAAACCGCAGCGGGCCGCTGTCCAGCAACATCGCAGAGGCATCGGCCTTTGCCCACGCGCGCCCCGGACTGGACCCGCAGACCGATGAACCGGACCTGCAATACCACTTCGGCCCAGCGTATTTCCGGGACCACGGCTTCAGCAAAGAGTCGGGCCATCACTTCTCGGTGGGGCCAGTGCTGGTGGAGCCGCACAGCCGGGGACGCATCACGCTGGCCTCGGCAGATGTGGGAGACGCGCCGCACATTGACCCGCAGTACCTGATGGACGTGCGCGACATGCAGAGCCTGATCGCCGGGGTCAAACTGGCCCGCGAGATCGCCGACACGCCGCCGCTGCTGGCCCACCGTGGGGGAGAGGCGTTGCCCGGCGGCGGCATCCGCAGCGACGCTGCCATCGCTGCCCACATCCGCGCCGAATCGGCGACGCTGTATCATCCTGTCGGCACGGCGGCGCTGGGGGACAGCGAGGACGCGGTGGTAGACCGCCAGTTGGCCGTCCACGGCACGCAGGGTTTATGGGTGGCGGATGCCAGCGTTATGCCGCGCATCATCCACGCCAACACCAACGCCACCACAATGATGATCGGCGCGCGGACAGCGGAGTTTGTGGCGCGCGGTCTGTAG
- a CDS encoding cysteine desulfurase family protein — translation MIYLDYAATHPMTAEALAAYARAAALPGNPASIHAAGQAARELLEEGRARIASAFGVDPRTLIANSGGTEGDNAVLLGVARAWQEKHGTPGHLITTPTEHSAVLAPARWLEARGWQVTWLTPDAYGRYSPQELQAALRPDTALVSIHHANNELGTVQDTAALAAVAAARGVPYHSDSVQAPGILPVNLPEWGVTYATFSAHKWGGPRGVGFVYVRRGSELPPVTFGGGQEGGTRPGTQDTAGVYAAGVALSTAEAEREVTYLHLSHLRQRFVAAASSIPDLRINHPPDGSPKLASVTLPGADGEALLMNLDLLGVAASAGSACSAGTMQPSHVLSAIGLSDADARASLRFSFGRATTEEEIDRAADALRQAAQWSRA, via the coding sequence ATGATTTACCTGGATTACGCTGCTACCCATCCCATGACCGCTGAGGCGCTGGCGGCCTATGCCCGTGCCGCCGCCCTGCCCGGAAATCCTGCCAGCATCCACGCAGCGGGACAGGCGGCCCGCGAACTGCTGGAGGAGGGCCGCGCGCGTATCGCCTCCGCTTTCGGGGTGGACCCGCGCACATTGATCGCCAACAGCGGCGGCACCGAGGGCGACAACGCCGTGCTGCTGGGCGTGGCGCGGGCGTGGCAGGAGAAGCACGGTACACCCGGCCACCTGATCACCACGCCCACCGAACACTCCGCCGTGCTGGCCCCGGCCCGCTGGTTGGAAGCGCGCGGCTGGCAGGTGACGTGGCTGACCCCCGACGCCTACGGACGCTACTCGCCGCAGGAGTTGCAGGCCGCACTGCGCCCCGACACCGCGCTGGTGTCCATCCACCACGCCAACAACGAGCTGGGCACCGTGCAGGATACGGCTGCGCTGGCCGCCGTCGCCGCCGCCCGTGGGGTGCCGTATCACAGTGACTCAGTGCAGGCCCCCGGCATCCTGCCCGTGAATCTGCCCGAGTGGGGCGTCACCTACGCCACCTTCAGCGCGCACAAATGGGGCGGACCGCGCGGCGTGGGCTTCGTGTACGTGCGGCGCGGCTCGGAGTTGCCACCCGTGACCTTCGGCGGCGGGCAGGAGGGCGGCACCCGCCCCGGTACCCAGGACACGGCAGGAGTTTATGCGGCTGGGGTGGCCCTGAGCACGGCGGAGGCGGAGCGCGAGGTGACATATCTGCATCTTTCCCACTTGCGTCAGCGCTTCGTGGCTGCCGCGTCCAGCATTCCTGACCTGCGAATCAACCATCCGCCGGACGGCAGCCCCAAACTCGCCTCGGTGACGCTGCCTGGGGCAGACGGCGAAGCCCTACTGATGAATCTGGATCTGCTGGGCGTGGCCGCCAGCGCCGGCAGCGCGTGCAGTGCGGGCACCATGCAGCCCAGCCATGTCCTGAGCGCCATCGGCCTGAGCGACGCCGACGCCCGCGCCAGCCTGCGCTTCAGCTTCGGGCGGGCCACCACTGAGGAAGAGATCGATAGGGCCGCAGACGCTCTCAGGCAGGCGGCACAGTGGAGCCGCGCTTGA
- a CDS encoding TnsA endonuclease N-terminal domain-containing protein codes for MTGEQANLIPADARRHKEGRGKGTLADYVPWILMHEISSKGRKHLLPGYKTGREHHLLSDGEAACLSVLEWHPAVIDIREQYPLLPLESTVELADRLGIHHPLDPKNGAQPFVLTIDFVVTLSDDVAVPFKVISFKKSAQLENRATLIRQELERRYLTDYGLEDREVDWSIVTEHELPQILIKNITHLSPRTFGLISQAQMTRIRAALEQHWHPALALTNLGKRVDCDLALEPGSALSVVRQLIYHGLWVCDLRNTIFRVNHPLTDLIVDQRKQMPTWSVRS; via the coding sequence ATGACGGGCGAACAAGCAAACCTGATCCCTGCGGACGCACGCCGTCACAAGGAGGGGCGTGGTAAGGGAACACTGGCCGATTACGTCCCGTGGATACTCATGCACGAGATATCGTCCAAGGGTCGCAAACATCTATTGCCCGGCTATAAGACTGGCCGCGAACACCACCTGTTGAGTGACGGCGAGGCTGCCTGCCTAAGTGTCCTGGAATGGCATCCAGCCGTTATCGACATCCGTGAGCAATATCCACTGCTGCCTCTCGAATCCACCGTTGAACTGGCGGATCGTCTGGGTATCCATCATCCACTAGACCCAAAGAATGGTGCCCAGCCATTTGTCCTCACCATCGATTTTGTGGTGACCCTCTCGGACGATGTTGCGGTACCATTCAAAGTCATTAGTTTCAAAAAGTCAGCGCAGTTGGAAAATCGCGCGACGTTGATACGCCAGGAGTTAGAGCGCCGCTACCTGACCGATTACGGTCTGGAAGACCGTGAAGTGGATTGGTCCATCGTGACAGAGCATGAACTGCCGCAAATACTGATCAAAAATATTACCCACCTCTCACCGCGCACGTTTGGACTGATCTCCCAAGCGCAGATGACCAGAATACGGGCGGCATTGGAGCAACACTGGCATCCTGCTCTCGCGCTGACCAATCTAGGAAAAAGGGTGGACTGCGACCTTGCCCTGGAACCTGGGAGCGCCCTGTCTGTGGTCCGGCAGTTGATCTATCACGGCCTGTGGGTCTGCGATCTAAGGAACACCATCTTCAGAGTCAACCATCCACTGACCGATTTGATCGTGGATCAGCGCAAACAGATGCCAACTTGGAGTGTACGGTCATGA
- a CDS encoding transposase family protein — MSAQKNQKRWYSGKKKRHTLKFQLLVHPVTHEILCIAAGRGSTHDLRLFRASQTDIHPETELVADAGYQGVQHQHPLCRTPHKASKKRKLTPAQKAENLRLARFRIAVEHVIRRLKIFRVLKETYRHRRKWFSLRVNLIAAICNATAKCA; from the coding sequence GTGAGCGCCCAAAAAAATCAGAAAAGGTGGTATAGCGGCAAGAAAAAACGCCATACCCTGAAGTTTCAGTTGCTGGTGCATCCAGTCACCCATGAGATTCTCTGCATTGCCGCTGGGCGAGGCTCCACGCATGACCTGCGTCTCTTTCGAGCCTCCCAGACCGACATTCACCCTGAAACTGAATTGGTTGCCGATGCTGGCTATCAGGGCGTTCAACACCAACACCCGCTGTGCCGTACACCGCACAAGGCGAGCAAGAAACGCAAGCTCACTCCGGCACAGAAAGCAGAAAATCTTCGACTGGCACGCTTCAGAATCGCTGTTGAGCATGTCATTCGTCGGCTCAAGATTTTTCGAGTGTTGAAGGAAACGTATCGCCATCGGCGAAAGTGGTTCAGCCTCCGAGTCAACCTCATCGCCGCCATCTGCAACGCCACCGCTAAATGTGCCTGA
- a CDS encoding DUF4209 domain-containing protein: MTHSWPSVLAQLNIPNIIGDGFSALAFGPLIDRLKQAEADEDEDIQLVCRILACAAILHFHPDSEKTPYGSPTDNVRNRLFDRGQMTAEASTVFSAVAEHVEHSSLQARANDLLWVFAKDHAAGQRAVQHYLDVANQAKDSEEWVRDIDALVRAANLSLSLGRGAVERATVTAALEKHAQDPRLGTTWAAARLMEMLLERGAGEPVTYSVIATQYAQAAQDAQHWHLAHHYWIIASKWHSRADNTAARNAARIDAAEMRVADGETALQGGGKKLYAASWIETAIRELRGIPGTKERVRALRLQLIDLQADSVEEFGTISVPLGEEHFRNVLELARKQVKADDPTDAVIKLGRVATEQSVGALRKAAEEELSAPSLRSLFSTKYVDGMGRMKASTGTSDEARIDELMRQRQTLTHQTFAFPFLYEARTALLDEHIIHRDHLMPLLDGNPFIPAGHSYAILLGLEAGLRGDFITAASLLTPKFETLLRHILEHSDVITTSLAADGVQDSIELNRLLREDEFLEPLRRWLGEDFVFELQGLLVSRYGYNFRNDLAHGLVPDSLAQRIGELIWHAALRIVCLPIPPNASKVEETLTTPQNS, encoded by the coding sequence ATGACCCACTCGTGGCCTTCTGTGCTGGCTCAACTGAACATCCCAAACATCATCGGTGACGGTTTCTCAGCCCTTGCCTTCGGCCCGCTGATAGACCGACTGAAGCAGGCTGAGGCCGATGAGGACGAGGACATACAACTTGTCTGCCGAATCCTGGCATGCGCGGCTATCCTTCATTTTCATCCCGATAGTGAGAAAACGCCTTACGGCTCACCCACTGACAATGTTCGTAATCGTCTGTTTGATCGTGGACAAATGACCGCCGAAGCCTCGACTGTATTCAGCGCTGTGGCTGAACATGTGGAACATTCCAGCCTGCAAGCGCGGGCCAATGATCTGCTCTGGGTCTTCGCCAAGGATCATGCAGCGGGACAAAGGGCTGTCCAGCACTACTTGGACGTGGCAAATCAGGCAAAAGACTCTGAGGAGTGGGTGCGGGACATTGATGCACTTGTTCGGGCTGCCAACCTGTCACTTTCCCTAGGGCGAGGAGCTGTGGAGCGGGCCACCGTGACAGCGGCGTTGGAGAAGCATGCTCAAGACCCGCGCCTGGGAACAACATGGGCCGCAGCCCGTCTGATGGAAATGCTGCTAGAGCGTGGGGCAGGAGAGCCTGTCACGTATAGCGTCATCGCAACCCAGTACGCGCAGGCTGCTCAGGACGCACAGCACTGGCATCTCGCCCATCACTACTGGATCATCGCGTCGAAGTGGCACAGCAGGGCAGACAATACGGCAGCCAGGAATGCCGCGCGGATTGATGCCGCAGAAATGCGCGTTGCCGACGGCGAAACCGCTCTACAGGGAGGTGGGAAGAAATTGTATGCGGCCTCCTGGATAGAAACCGCCATCCGGGAACTCCGTGGCATCCCTGGCACGAAAGAGCGGGTTAGGGCATTGCGCCTTCAGTTGATTGATCTCCAGGCAGATTCAGTAGAGGAATTTGGAACCATCAGCGTTCCTCTTGGGGAAGAACACTTTCGGAATGTCCTTGAGCTGGCGCGTAAGCAGGTCAAAGCGGATGATCCCACCGACGCGGTGATCAAACTTGGCCGAGTTGCCACTGAGCAAAGCGTTGGCGCACTGAGAAAAGCCGCTGAGGAAGAACTGTCGGCACCTTCACTCCGGTCACTCTTCTCTACAAAATACGTGGATGGGATGGGACGAATGAAGGCGTCCACAGGCACCTCAGACGAGGCTCGGATAGACGAGCTGATGCGGCAGCGCCAGACCCTTACCCATCAGACTTTCGCGTTCCCCTTCTTATACGAAGCTCGGACGGCCCTGCTAGACGAGCATATTATCCACCGGGATCATCTGATGCCGTTGCTCGACGGCAACCCATTCATCCCGGCTGGACACAGCTACGCCATATTGCTGGGTCTGGAAGCAGGTCTGCGCGGCGACTTCATTACGGCTGCCTCGCTCCTCACCCCGAAGTTTGAGACGCTATTGCGGCACATCCTAGAACACTCTGATGTCATCACCACATCCCTGGCCGCCGATGGCGTGCAAGATTCCATTGAGTTGAATCGGCTACTCAGAGAGGATGAGTTTCTAGAACCTCTGAGACGATGGCTTGGCGAGGATTTCGTCTTCGAGCTTCAGGGACTACTGGTGAGCCGGTACGGCTACAACTTCCGCAATGATCTGGCCCATGGCTTGGTGCCCGACAGTCTGGCGCAACGGATCGGTGAACTGATCTGGCACGCCGCCCTGAGAATCGTATGTCTTCCCATTCCCCCAAATGCGTCTAAGGTTGAGGAAACGCTGACTACCCCTCAAAACTCCTGA
- a CDS encoding transposase family protein: MVGTLKYHQALKLNRTSFRRRTGVYPETFLEMETVLQERHANKVKSGRPPALSLGAQLLMTLEFWREYRTLFHIGQDWGVHEATVQRTVVRAHDALIQSGKFSLPGKKALIDHGTVFTAVLVDVSEVPCERPKKSEKVV; encoded by the coding sequence ATGGTTGGCACGCTAAAATATCACCAGGCCCTGAAGCTGAATCGCACGAGTTTTCGCCGTCGCACTGGTGTGTACCCCGAAACATTTCTAGAGATGGAGACCGTGTTGCAAGAACGCCATGCCAACAAAGTCAAATCTGGACGGCCACCTGCACTCTCTTTGGGAGCGCAACTCCTGATGACGCTGGAGTTCTGGCGCGAGTACCGCACGTTGTTTCACATCGGCCAGGACTGGGGTGTCCATGAGGCCACGGTTCAGCGAACCGTGGTGCGTGCCCACGATGCCCTGATACAAAGCGGGAAATTCTCGCTTCCTGGCAAAAAAGCCCTGATTGACCACGGCACGGTCTTCACAGCCGTGCTGGTCGATGTCAGCGAAGTCCCGTGTGAGCGCCCAAAAAAATCAGAAAAGGTGGTATAG
- a CDS encoding helix-turn-helix domain-containing protein, translating to MPTTQRPPSTERLVFGKRLRAERHLIGLTLEDLAEAADMNWSYIAQVERGTRNIGIDNMAALARAVGVPLAFLLQSNDEPAKRG from the coding sequence ATGCCTACAACACAACGACCTCCCAGCACAGAACGCCTTGTCTTTGGTAAGCGGCTGCGAGCTGAGCGACACCTCATTGGACTTACCCTTGAAGATTTGGCAGAAGCGGCAGACATGAATTGGTCCTACATCGCCCAGGTGGAGCGCGGTACCCGGAACATTGGCATCGATAACATGGCGGCGCTGGCACGCGCGGTAGGTGTGCCTCTGGCCTTTTTGCTGCAAAGCAATGACGAACCTGCGAAGCGTGGGTAG
- a CDS encoding IS4 family transposase, whose protein sequence is MKTPSRNRHPQDTLQIALRSAFPIDARLAVLSALILAMLQARTVVLYTLKTHVHLPGTLETRYQRLLRFVQFEFPDAFFARFALSFSSGDDLWLILDRTNWKLGSQDVNILLLSAVWNGFSLPLMWTLIPHGGNSNSAIRQALIERFRAACPERKISGLLADREFVGKAWFTFLKQQGIAPCIRLRADSKVGDMPVWACFKNLQHSEFRIWHRPLVVYGVKLRVLGTKNAAGETLFLAYQGRGAKNLARYSLRWQTENLHGALKTRGFNLEDTGLTRAERVSTLLTAVSISFIWACVTGEFLARLSPIRKKNHGYGEVSVFRLGLDHLQDLLLHPSTASWRALAKLTPRFEG, encoded by the coding sequence ATGAAGACCCCATCCCGAAACCGACACCCGCAGGATACGTTGCAGATTGCGCTGCGGTCTGCCTTTCCCATCGATGCCCGCCTGGCCGTTCTTTCAGCCCTGATCCTCGCCATGCTTCAGGCGCGAACCGTCGTGCTGTACACCCTGAAAACGCATGTCCACCTTCCTGGCACGCTGGAAACTCGTTACCAGCGGCTGCTGCGCTTCGTTCAGTTCGAGTTTCCCGATGCCTTTTTCGCCCGGTTTGCCCTGTCGTTCTCGTCTGGAGACGACCTCTGGCTGATCCTGGACCGGACAAACTGGAAACTCGGTTCGCAGGATGTGAACATCCTGCTGCTCTCTGCCGTCTGGAACGGGTTCAGTTTGCCTCTGATGTGGACGTTGATCCCACACGGGGGCAACAGCAACAGTGCCATCCGACAGGCCCTCATCGAGCGTTTCCGAGCAGCCTGTCCTGAGCGCAAAATCAGCGGTCTGCTCGCAGACCGCGAATTCGTTGGCAAGGCTTGGTTCACCTTTCTGAAACAGCAGGGCATTGCGCCGTGTATCCGCTTGCGCGCTGACTCAAAGGTGGGCGACATGCCCGTCTGGGCCTGCTTCAAGAACCTCCAGCACAGCGAATTCAGAATCTGGCACCGCCCGTTGGTGGTCTATGGGGTCAAGCTCCGGGTCTTGGGAACCAAGAACGCAGCAGGCGAAACCTTGTTCCTGGCGTACCAGGGGCGCGGGGCCAAGAATTTGGCCCGCTACAGTTTGAGATGGCAGACCGAAAATCTGCATGGTGCTCTCAAAACACGAGGCTTCAATCTGGAGGATACGGGGTTAACCCGTGCTGAGCGCGTGTCGACACTGCTCACCGCAGTGTCGATCTCATTCATCTGGGCCTGTGTGACCGGGGAGTTTCTGGCCCGTCTTTCCCCCATCAGGAAGAAGAATCACGGCTATGGGGAAGTCAGCGTCTTCCGGTTGGGCCTGGATCACCTCCAGGATCTGCTGCTTCATCCTTCGACGGCGTCCTGGCGGGCATTGGCAAAGCTTACGCCTCGTTTTGAGGGGTAG
- a CDS encoding helix-hairpin-helix domain-containing protein translates to MINNERGWTLGLGAGVLLVGALALGPVLLPRPQVPTVTRVALPPPSAPAVPTARTEPPTFPTTASIKPLISGRVNLNTASQEQLEALPKVGPSMALKIIAARPIRSQADLDAIKGVGEATLKLLLPLVSY, encoded by the coding sequence GTGATCAACAACGAACGCGGCTGGACCCTGGGCCTGGGCGCTGGCGTGCTGCTGGTGGGCGCGCTGGCGCTGGGTCCGGTGCTGCTGCCTCGCCCGCAAGTGCCAACAGTGACGCGCGTGGCTTTGCCGCCTCCGAGCGCTCCTGCTGTGCCGACAGCCAGAACCGAACCGCCCACCTTTCCCACCACTGCCAGCATCAAACCGCTGATCTCGGGCCGGGTCAATCTGAATACGGCATCTCAGGAGCAGCTTGAGGCCCTGCCCAAAGTCGGCCCGTCGATGGCCCTCAAGATCATCGCCGCGCGGCCCATTCGCTCACAGGCCGATCTGGACGCCATCAAGGGCGTGGGCGAGGCGACGCTGAAGCTGCTCTTGCCCCTGGTCAGCTACTAG